A portion of the Agrobacterium tumefaciens genome contains these proteins:
- a CDS encoding amino acid adenylation domain-containing protein has protein sequence MLNLTPMQVAYWVGREADGILGKVTPHLYLEFEGRGLEAERLAVAVERLCRRHPMLSLRIDAEGRQTVDPAGRPLGLDVEDMASLNEEALAHRLATKREAWSHRQIDLRVAPPAAVSLSLLPAGRARLHLDTDMLAIDPASMRIVLEDLARFYEADADELEPLGDTPPSFFSWAESLASDPELKAQRERDRLWWRQHIADIPEAPPLPFLPEDPSRAVHTDRLAARLSPAERSSLERMARRCGVTTSTLLLGVFAMVLSQATNTEKFRLSVPAFWRAPLVEGVDAIVGEFSNVLMLGVDIRPEESLERLLGRLFGEMNGLLAHQSYPGVSVMRDLSRLRGGLQTSPVVFTAGVDLPGGELFSENVGRVFGPMIHTVSQGPGVALDAQVAALDGGLLINWDVRLDALPESWLRALFDAYTARLRHLATSPDLVSETVERLGLQAPEATVQTKGKSMERPLSALQKAYLLGRGTHLPLSGVAMQEFREYRGNIDPALLRSRLTAMVERHESLRTHIDERRLVQVVSNEPKLNLDIVDLSHLSAAEAEQRIGTVRQDFSHAHFDLAASPWQVTVFRLPEVAVGDSVAVFLRFDALILDGRGIASLAAELFDDVVPPASTVANIAAQQDIAAARAEDAAYWAEKLEGAEVPSQLPWKAPLETIAVSRYSRQSLTVEKQRFTAFSRIGAKERLFKNSALTAVILDVLSLWLNEGALVVGIPVAPQVEGTFANRSSFIALKWDAAKGDFAERAAALQTDVLEGLNHLAFSGIDLNRILLNANPGGLALPVVITNGLSWPTLSQASTLRWTDGLTQTPQVALDFRFSQNPDGDLVLDIDYAEQAIDAGMVAGILGAIERAITAITASGTFSMNFREIVDLSHYRLNGDERNFVCPPFLERIASHLFEGDGSRTALINGERRISYHELGDAVARAMAGLKTRGIGRGDVVAVCLPRSPEHTAVTLAAALIGAIWVPIDASSPEDRLHYLLTNCRPAIIVAHSVPEGFDAVGPEELLAAPAASGVPVNAAELAVLSASEAPAYYLYTSGTTGKPKCVVLSNRATANVIDSTLSEWTVTENDVFISVTPLHHDMSVFDVFGALAAGATLVLPEPGEEKDAVRWNELVAEHGVTLWCSVPAILEMLLSCRRGDQLGSLRLVAQGGDYIKPVVIEELRRLKPELRLISLGGPTETTIWSIWHEIVAADTTAIPYGHPLPSNRYFILNDQGGHCPAGVVGRIHTVGVNVAIGYLEDGAITQTDFVTVSDPGGHAVRAFRTGDRGRYRPDGKIMFASRVNGYVKVRGVRVSLPDVENELIRHPSIQRVLVVDYGAEQKGEAAIGVLYVPMPDLELSTADLRNFARRHLPESHVPGRFLNVADLPLSANGKPDRRRARELLTAAEPAKAPAAATIKVADQGDRRVLDIYLGVLGKNPANVDTSSDLLALGLLPSHLKTVSAEIRSAFGVELSPQQLLRCRNAKQVSSLLPASAA, from the coding sequence ATGCTAAATTTAACCCCCATGCAGGTTGCCTACTGGGTTGGCCGAGAGGCGGACGGGATACTCGGAAAAGTTACGCCGCATCTCTATCTCGAGTTCGAAGGCAGGGGGCTGGAGGCGGAAAGACTGGCCGTCGCGGTCGAAAGGCTTTGCCGGCGTCACCCCATGCTCAGCCTCAGGATCGATGCGGAAGGGCGACAGACGGTGGACCCCGCCGGCCGGCCGCTCGGCCTCGACGTGGAGGACATGGCGTCTCTCAATGAGGAGGCGCTTGCGCACCGTCTTGCCACCAAACGTGAGGCGTGGAGCCATCGCCAGATCGATCTGCGCGTTGCCCCACCGGCGGCAGTATCGCTCAGCCTGCTGCCCGCAGGTCGCGCCAGGCTGCATTTGGATACCGACATGCTGGCCATCGATCCCGCCAGTATGCGTATCGTGCTGGAAGATCTCGCCCGCTTTTATGAAGCCGACGCGGACGAACTCGAGCCATTGGGGGATACACCACCATCGTTTTTCAGCTGGGCGGAAAGTCTTGCATCCGATCCGGAACTCAAAGCCCAGCGTGAAAGGGACCGGCTGTGGTGGCGGCAACATATTGCCGATATTCCGGAGGCACCGCCATTGCCGTTTTTGCCCGAGGACCCGTCACGCGCCGTTCACACCGATCGCCTTGCAGCAAGACTTTCTCCGGCTGAACGCAGCAGTCTGGAACGGATGGCGCGGCGCTGCGGCGTGACCACGTCGACCCTGTTGCTTGGTGTCTTTGCAATGGTGCTTTCGCAAGCGACGAATACGGAAAAGTTCCGGCTTTCCGTGCCGGCTTTCTGGCGCGCGCCGCTGGTGGAAGGGGTCGATGCCATCGTCGGCGAATTCTCCAATGTGCTCATGCTTGGCGTTGATATCCGGCCTGAGGAGAGCCTTGAGCGACTGCTTGGACGGCTGTTCGGAGAAATGAACGGGCTTCTGGCGCACCAGTCCTATCCCGGGGTCAGCGTCATGCGCGACCTTTCCCGCCTGCGCGGCGGTTTGCAGACCTCACCGGTTGTCTTTACCGCGGGTGTCGATTTGCCCGGGGGCGAGTTGTTTTCGGAAAATGTGGGGCGCGTGTTCGGCCCGATGATCCACACCGTCTCGCAGGGGCCTGGAGTTGCGCTGGATGCGCAGGTCGCAGCGCTCGATGGCGGGCTTTTGATCAACTGGGATGTGCGGCTCGATGCGCTGCCGGAAAGCTGGCTGCGAGCCCTGTTCGACGCCTATACCGCCCGTCTTCGCCACCTTGCCACCAGCCCTGATCTCGTTTCCGAGACCGTGGAGCGATTAGGCTTGCAAGCGCCTGAAGCGACAGTGCAGACAAAAGGAAAATCCATGGAACGGCCACTCTCAGCCTTGCAAAAGGCCTATCTGCTCGGTCGCGGCACCCATCTGCCGCTGAGCGGCGTGGCGATGCAGGAGTTCCGCGAATATCGCGGCAATATCGATCCGGCATTGCTTCGCTCGCGCCTCACCGCAATGGTCGAGCGGCATGAAAGCCTGCGCACCCACATCGATGAGCGGCGTCTGGTGCAGGTGGTCTCGAATGAGCCGAAGCTAAACCTTGATATTGTTGATCTTTCGCACCTGTCCGCTGCCGAAGCCGAACAGCGGATCGGCACCGTGCGGCAGGATTTCTCCCATGCCCATTTCGATCTTGCCGCTTCTCCCTGGCAGGTCACGGTCTTTCGTCTGCCGGAGGTTGCGGTGGGGGACAGCGTGGCGGTCTTCCTGCGCTTCGACGCCCTCATTCTCGACGGACGGGGAATAGCCAGCCTTGCGGCGGAACTCTTCGACGATGTCGTGCCGCCCGCATCAACCGTAGCAAACATCGCCGCGCAGCAGGATATCGCAGCGGCCCGCGCCGAAGATGCCGCCTATTGGGCGGAGAAACTTGAGGGTGCGGAAGTGCCCTCGCAACTGCCTTGGAAAGCCCCGCTCGAAACCATTGCCGTTTCGCGTTACAGCCGCCAGAGCCTGACCGTGGAAAAACAACGCTTTACCGCCTTTTCACGGATCGGCGCGAAAGAGCGGCTGTTCAAGAATTCTGCGCTGACGGCGGTAATCCTCGATGTGCTGTCGCTTTGGCTGAACGAAGGTGCCCTCGTCGTCGGCATTCCCGTCGCCCCGCAGGTGGAAGGCACCTTTGCCAATCGCTCGAGCTTCATCGCGCTCAAATGGGACGCGGCCAAGGGCGATTTTGCGGAGCGTGCCGCAGCTTTGCAAACGGATGTGCTTGAGGGCCTCAATCATCTGGCTTTTTCAGGGATCGATCTCAATCGCATCCTTCTCAACGCCAATCCCGGCGGGCTCGCCCTGCCTGTCGTCATCACCAACGGCCTCTCATGGCCGACGCTTTCGCAAGCTTCCACGCTTCGTTGGACGGACGGGCTGACCCAGACACCACAGGTGGCGTTGGATTTCCGGTTTTCGCAAAACCCGGATGGCGATCTCGTCCTCGATATCGATTATGCGGAGCAGGCGATCGATGCCGGAATGGTGGCTGGCATTCTCGGCGCCATAGAGCGTGCGATTACCGCGATCACCGCCAGCGGGACGTTTTCGATGAATTTCCGCGAGATCGTCGACCTGTCTCACTATCGGCTGAATGGCGACGAGCGGAACTTCGTCTGCCCGCCATTCCTGGAACGGATCGCCTCGCATCTTTTCGAAGGAGACGGATCGCGCACGGCCCTGATCAACGGCGAACGGCGCATCTCCTATCACGAACTTGGCGACGCGGTGGCGCGGGCGATGGCGGGCCTTAAGACGCGCGGCATTGGCCGGGGCGATGTCGTAGCGGTGTGCCTGCCGCGCAGCCCGGAGCACACGGCCGTCACGCTGGCCGCTGCACTTATCGGCGCCATTTGGGTGCCGATCGATGCGAGCTCGCCGGAAGATCGCCTGCACTATCTGCTGACCAATTGCCGCCCGGCCATCATCGTTGCCCATAGCGTTCCTGAAGGATTCGACGCTGTCGGTCCCGAGGAGCTTCTCGCAGCGCCAGCCGCCTCCGGCGTGCCCGTTAACGCGGCGGAACTGGCGGTACTTTCAGCAAGCGAAGCACCCGCTTATTACCTCTACACTTCCGGCACGACAGGCAAACCGAAATGCGTCGTGCTCTCTAACAGGGCCACGGCCAATGTCATCGACAGTACGCTTTCGGAATGGACGGTGACGGAGAATGACGTCTTTATCTCCGTTACGCCCTTGCACCACGACATGTCGGTCTTCGATGTATTCGGCGCGCTTGCCGCCGGTGCGACGCTGGTGCTGCCGGAACCCGGCGAGGAAAAGGATGCGGTCCGCTGGAACGAGTTGGTGGCCGAACACGGCGTTACGCTGTGGTGCTCGGTGCCGGCGATCCTTGAGATGCTCCTGTCCTGCCGTCGTGGCGACCAGCTCGGCTCGCTCCGGCTCGTTGCGCAGGGCGGTGATTACATCAAGCCCGTGGTCATCGAGGAGTTGCGCCGGCTGAAACCCGAGCTTCGGCTGATATCGCTGGGCGGGCCGACGGAAACGACCATCTGGAGCATCTGGCACGAGATCGTGGCAGCCGATACCACGGCGATACCCTATGGACACCCTCTACCCAGCAATCGATATTTCATCCTCAACGATCAGGGCGGCCATTGCCCGGCGGGCGTTGTCGGACGCATCCACACAGTGGGCGTGAATGTGGCGATCGGCTATCTTGAAGATGGTGCCATTACCCAGACGGATTTCGTCACGGTCAGCGATCCCGGTGGACATGCGGTGCGCGCCTTCCGCACCGGAGACCGGGGCCGTTACCGGCCGGATGGCAAGATCATGTTCGCCAGCCGCGTCAACGGTTACGTCAAGGTGCGCGGGGTGCGGGTCTCGCTGCCGGATGTGGAAAATGAACTTATCCGCCACCCCTCCATCCAGCGTGTACTGGTGGTGGATTACGGTGCCGAGCAAAAGGGGGAGGCTGCTATCGGCGTGCTTTATGTTCCGATGCCCGACCTTGAGCTTTCCACCGCCGATCTGCGCAATTTCGCCCGCAGGCATCTGCCGGAATCGCATGTGCCCGGCCGCTTTCTCAATGTGGCCGATCTGCCGCTCTCGGCTAATGGCAAGCCGGATCGCCGCCGCGCCCGCGAATTGCTGACGGCAGCGGAACCGGCAAAGGCACCTGCGGCTGCAACAATCAAAGTCGCCGATCAGGGTGATCGCCGGGTGCTGGATATCTATCTCGGCGTGCTGGGCAAAAACCCGGCAAATGTGGACACGAGCAGCGATCTGCTGGCGCTTGGCCTTTTGCCTTCGCATCTGAAAACCGTCTCGGCCGAAATTCGCAGCGCCTTCGGCGTGGAGCTTTCGCCGCAGCAACTCCTGCGTTGCCGAAACGCCAAACAGGTCAGTTCGCTTTTACCCGCTTCGGCGGCATGA
- a CDS encoding condensation domain-containing protein, protein MAHIDPAGGWLPLTQPQLDFWEEFSFHPDEPVSTVAHYIELSGAVNEGALLEAIRRTVRESEVLSIRFRVGEDGETPQQCCDPLHAPMVELVDLSAHPAPFEEALRRMNADVEARLDLRTDKLSAQVLYRIADDRYLWYIRAHHIVVDGYGLTLVEQRCGQLYGHYCGKGGAGPGFHPFPSFLAEEDAYRQSRRFEKDREFWTAYLAPPVDLPVLDKDCEDYGGGGLHADAGLPEGFSTRLQQISSALEIGWPDVLVLLSGLYLHRVLPRPDRDVLTLWLPFMSRWGSVGAHMPAMLVNILPFHLTIEPQESLGSFLARNAANLRRQRLHGRYRIEQIAADRNISKGRRFFFSPLINVLPFSAPVFAGLAVIRHILANGPGDGFNLTFRGEDDGSDLNLHIDADSALTEADDFARYCEELPLFLDAMLRDEALAVPAGEVSAAFRLAV, encoded by the coding sequence ATGGCGCATATCGATCCTGCCGGCGGCTGGCTTCCCCTGACCCAGCCGCAACTCGATTTCTGGGAGGAGTTTTCCTTCCATCCCGACGAGCCGGTCTCTACCGTCGCCCATTACATCGAGCTTTCCGGTGCCGTGAACGAAGGCGCCCTGCTTGAGGCAATCAGGCGCACCGTGCGCGAATCGGAAGTTCTGTCGATCCGTTTTCGCGTCGGTGAGGATGGTGAGACGCCGCAGCAATGCTGCGATCCGCTCCACGCTCCGATGGTCGAGCTTGTCGATCTCAGTGCCCATCCCGCGCCTTTCGAGGAAGCGCTGCGGCGCATGAACGCGGATGTCGAGGCAAGGCTTGATCTTCGAACCGACAAGCTCTCCGCCCAGGTGCTTTACCGCATCGCCGACGATCGCTACCTCTGGTATATCCGAGCCCATCATATCGTCGTCGACGGTTATGGTTTGACGCTGGTGGAGCAGCGCTGCGGGCAGCTTTACGGACACTATTGCGGCAAGGGCGGGGCGGGTCCGGGTTTCCATCCTTTTCCCAGTTTTCTTGCCGAAGAGGACGCTTACCGGCAAAGCCGCCGTTTCGAAAAGGACCGCGAGTTCTGGACGGCCTATCTCGCGCCGCCGGTGGATCTGCCCGTGCTGGACAAGGATTGCGAGGATTACGGTGGCGGCGGCCTGCATGCCGATGCGGGATTGCCGGAAGGTTTCAGCACAAGACTGCAACAGATATCCAGCGCACTGGAGATAGGCTGGCCGGACGTGCTGGTGCTGCTTTCAGGCCTTTATCTTCACCGCGTATTGCCGCGCCCGGATCGCGATGTGCTGACGCTGTGGCTGCCCTTCATGAGCCGCTGGGGCAGTGTCGGCGCGCATATGCCCGCCATGCTCGTCAATATCCTGCCTTTCCATCTGACGATAGAACCGCAGGAGAGCCTTGGTAGCTTCCTTGCGCGCAATGCCGCCAATCTGCGCCGGCAACGCCTGCATGGCCGCTACCGCATCGAACAGATCGCCGCCGATCGCAACATATCAAAGGGCCGGCGGTTTTTCTTCTCACCGCTTATCAACGTCCTGCCCTTCAGCGCGCCGGTATTTGCAGGGCTTGCCGTTATCAGACACATTCTCGCCAATGGTCCAGGCGACGGGTTCAACCTGACCTTCCGTGGCGAGGATGACGGCAGTGATCTGAACCTGCATATCGACGCGGATTCCGCACTGACCGAAGCCGACGATTTCGCGCGTTACTGCGAGGAGTTGCCGCTGTTTCTGGATGCCATGCTGCGCGACGAGGCGCTGGCGGTTCCGGCCGGAGAGGTTTCCGCGGCGTTCCGTCTGGCGGTTTGA